A single Phragmites australis chromosome 4, lpPhrAust1.1, whole genome shotgun sequence DNA region contains:
- the LOC133914254 gene encoding peamaclein-like, giving the protein MIKPPRYSRLQAAMLLLLVLVASASWLQACDAASGFCAGKCSVRCGGARGACMRSCGLCCEECNCVPTGAHGGNECPCYRDMLTAGPRKRPKCP; this is encoded by the exons ATGATCAAGCCCCCGCGCTACAGCCGGCTGCAGGCGGCCATGCTTCTGCTCCTTGTGCTAGTCGCGTCCGCTTCGTGGCTCCAGGCCTGCGATGCCGCTTCAG GGTTCTGCGCGGGCAAGTGCAGCGTGCGGTGCGGGGGGGCGCGGGGCGCGTGCATGAGGTCCTGCGGGCTCTGCTGCGAGGAGTGCAACTGCGTGCCAACGGGGGCGCATGGCGGCAACGAGTGCCCCTGCTACCGCGATATGCTCACCGCCGGCCCCAGGAAGAGGCCCAAGTGCCCCTGA
- the LOC133914255 gene encoding uncharacterized protein LOC133914255 isoform X1 has protein sequence MLEKSYVASLQERIYHSISHINSIVLQWVCVHVSLLWTCRMGVKLYSRKRIGSSSRSSDSSSRSSTGTGIPTSGGELTTFIDSDVISHEQENFNILQCFF, from the exons atgctcgaaaagagctatgtcgcttcattgcaagagcggatctaccactcaatatcg catataaacagtattgtgttgcaatgggtgtgcgtccacgtaagtttgctctggacatgccg catgggggtcaaactttactcacggaagcgcattg gttcttcatcaagaagttcagactcttcgtcacgatcgtctacgggcaccggaattccaacatccggaggggagctaactaccttcatcgacagtgacgttatcagccacgaacaagaaaacttcaacatactgcaatg tttcttctga
- the LOC133914255 gene encoding uncharacterized protein LOC133914255 isoform X2, producing MSLHCKSGSTTQYRIVLQWVCVHVSLLWTCRMGVKLYSRKRIGSSSRSSDSSSRSSTGTGIPTSGGELTTFIDSDVISHEQENFNILQCFF from the exons atgtcgcttcattgcaagagcggatctaccactcaatatcg tattgtgttgcaatgggtgtgcgtccacgtaagtttgctctggacatgccg catgggggtcaaactttactcacggaagcgcattg gttcttcatcaagaagttcagactcttcgtcacgatcgtctacgggcaccggaattccaacatccggaggggagctaactaccttcatcgacagtgacgttatcagccacgaacaagaaaacttcaacatactgcaatg tttcttctga